CAGTGTGGCGCAAGCCTTCGATATCCGGGATTGGCCGGTGACCGCTGTGAAGTCTTATGTCGGGCATTCATTGGCCAGCGCATCCGGCGACCAGCTCGCGGCGACCCTGGGGGTATGGGAATACGGACTGATCCCCGGTATTCCTACCCTGGAAAGGGTTGCCGATGATGTCCATAACGAGCGGCTGGCCCTGTTTCGCGAACATAAAAATGTCGGCTGCGATGCCATGGATGCGGCCTTTATCAACTCCAAAGGTTTTGGCGGCAATAATGCCACAGCCGTGGTGTTATCCCCGCAATTTACCCGCAGCATGCTGGAGAAGCGCCATGGCAGCCTGAGCATGCTCAATTATGATAAGGCCAATGGCGCCGTCCGGGAAAATGTCAGCTTGTATAACCGGCAGGTAGCCAGCGGCACCAATAAATCCGTGTACAAATTCGGCGAAAGTGTCGTTGACGGCTCGGATATCGAGATTTCCGATACCGGGATCCGGATAAACGGCTATCACCAGGCGATAGCTTATCCGGGGGAAACAAAATATCGCGATATGTTATAACACCTGTCCTACAGGGAGCAGGCAAAAGATAATGCCGTTTTGCTCCCGGCAAGCTATCGGGAGGCTTCCCCTGTAAAAGGGGAAGTGTTACCCGATGAATGCTTGCACCTCTTGTTGCTCCTGCTGGTATCTGGCGCCGATATTCCTAAAGACGGCGATCATGTCCTGTACTTCCTGAAAGAAACTGTATTTGCCTGAAGCCGCCATCTGCAGGAATACCCCGCGCCTTTTACCGTGCACCAGGGGCACGGGAGCCAGCTGGCCTTTCTCTATATATTGGCTGATGCAATGTTCCGGCAACCAGGCAAACCCCTTTCCTTCGAGCACCAGGTGCAAGGAGGTTGATATATTGGTTACCGTCCAGCGTTTCGGGGCGCCTAACCAGCCGGTGTCCAGGGCTTGTTTTCCCGAATCGCGGATCACAACCTGGATATGCTCTTTTAGCGTGTCATGTTCGATTTTCCCCATCTTCTGTAGGGGATGGTCGATATTGGAAACGCATATCAGGGGCACGGAAATAAAAGGTTCGACATTATGGCATGTCGGCAGGGTACTGGCGATGCCAAACTGTACTTCCCCTTCTTCCAGGTATTGCTTGGTGCCGGATAACGCGGTTTCGAATACCCGGATATTTAATCCCGGGTGGAGTACCGCAAGCTGATCCAGGGCTTCCTGTAACAAATCTATCGGTACCAGGGCATCGACGGCTATAGAAACTTCATTTAGCATGCCGTCACGATATTGGCTGCCCAGGGTTTCCATTTGAGTTGCCTGGCCAAGCAAGGCTTTGGCTTTTGGCAACAGCAGCTTGCCCAGCGGGGTCAAGGTGAGTTTACGTCCTTCGACGGTAAAGAGGGAGTGCTTGAGCGTAGCTTCCATCTTTTTGAGGCTGTGGCTGATCGCTGACTGGCTCTTATACATTTTGTCTGCCGCCTGAACACTACCTCCATGCTCTACAATTGCGACAAACACCTTCCATTGCTCCATTGTTATCCGAGTCGACATCCTAATATCCATATCAGTTATTTAATACTATATTTCATACTACAAATACGAAGGTACGATTAAACCATAATTTTTACAATGTTATTTTCATTAAAATTGGGTAAAAATTTGTTGCAAAGTTAATCGCCTTATCGTCATTAAAAAAAAGCCCGGTAAGAAGGAAATAAACCGAAAACGACAAAAGCAAAGAAAAAACAGTTGGTTGCAACCGTCTTGTTTTATGTCTTCACGCCTGGTGTTCCGGTTTTTCCTGTATAATAAAAATTTTTTAAATGGTGAAAATTTCAGCCCTGATCAACGACTACTTTAGTAAATAACCTGAACTCGGGTTAATCTAAAGCAACCAGCCCCGCTCTTTTAAGGGTTCTCGGCGTTAAAAGAGCGACGCTGGTGGAATTATGAGCAGCTATTTAGTGTCAAATAAAGTGTATAATGGCTAAGTTATTGTACTTTAAGTAGTTGCTGGCTCATCTTAACCCGAGTTCAGGTTAAATAAGGTTATTGCTGCAGGGAGTCCGGCTAATTAAGGTGGGGGCATTAACCGGATAAGCTGGTTGTAATTACCTGAGAGTTGATGCTTTACCAGTTGGCGGCCCTTTGCTCGAAAAAGGCGCTCAGTCCCTCCTGTCCCTGCTCGGATACCCGGATGGCGGCGATACGCTCGCTGGTTTCCCTGAGCAAGTGCCCGTCCATCTCTTTGCCGGTGACGTCAAAGATTAGTTGCTTGGCTTGTTTCACCGCCTCCGGGCCATTATTCATCATTTTTTCCAGCAGGTTGTCACAAGTATCGTCGAGCAGATCAAGCTCCACTACTTCGTTCACCAGCCCAAGCTGCATTGCCTTATAAGCGGAAAAACGTTCCGCGGTCTGGAAATAACGGCGGCAGGCTTTTGCTCCGATGGCGTTGATCACATAGGGGCTGATAGTGGCCGGGATCAGGCCCAGTTTTACTTCGCTTAAGCAGAAACGGGCCTGTTTGTCGGCGAGTACTATATCGCAGCAGCTGGCCAGGCCCACCGCGCCGCCGAAAGCCGCTCCCTGGACTTTGGCGATGGTAAGCTGGGGTAAAAAGTTCAGGGCCTTAAGCATAACTGCCAGGGCATTGGCATCCCGGAGGTTTTCCTGGTAGGAATATCCCGCCATGCGCCTCATCCAGTTCAGGTCGGCACCGGCGGAAAAATTCTTGCCGTTCGACGCCAGCACCATAGCGCGGATATCAGGGTTAACGGCTATATCGTTAAATATCCCCGTCAGATCGGCGATAATGCCGTCATCGAAAGCATTATGCCTGTCCGGATTATTCAGGGTCACATAAGCGATATTGCCGCTTATTTCGAAAATTACTTTATTCTTGTCTGTTTCCATCTGGACTTCCTTGTCTGTCAGTAACCGGGCTTTTTTACCAGCAAATCTTTTGCCGCGGTAATTTCCGGTTCGTATACCCGCTCTTGCCATGATTCCCGGGAAACCGGCTCCATGGCGATGGAAATCGCCTTTTCTTCGCAATGCATCACCGAAGTGAATAAACGGGTGATCCCGTCTACCAGTTGTTCCTGCTGTTCGCCGGTAAAACCCGGGAACAGCTTGATGTTAATATGTGGCATTTTGTGTCCTTATTATTGCGCCTGTGTAAAATTTTATGGTTTTTGGCTGCACTGCCGGGAATGCCCGGCATATGCTGGCCTTATTATTTGTTCCGGCAATCTTAATGGCCGTTTGCCACGACCCCGGACTGGGGCATCTCCGCCAGGCCTATATCCCGGGCATGTTGTTCAAAGCTCTTGTTTTTCCAGAAAAACGCTCCCGGCATAGTGGTTGGGATCACCAGCACATAGAAGAGTGCGCGTCCGATAACGGCATACAGGGCGATGGCAATGATCAGCAGGCCGGTGAATAGCTGGCCGGCCGGGGTTTCGCCGTAGAGGCCGGTATTTACCAGCAGCAACAGTGAGCTCAGGGCGGCGAACGCCATCAGCATGTTGCGGCCAAGGTAGGTCTTGCCGAAAAACGTTTGCTGGACATAATGGGCGGCGGCGCCTTCGCTGTTTTCCCGGTTAAGGTAGCGGGCATGGGCGAACAGGCCTGAAGCTTCCAGGGTTATGCCGGTCAGGGCCAGGAGCGATATGATGGTCAACATCTCGCTGGTGTCTGCATTTGCCAGCAACAGGGCCGGTATGGCGATCAGCGCGGTAAATACGGCTCCCAGGCTAAACAGGGTGCCGGTAAAAGAACTCAGCACCTGCCAGTGATCCCAGAAAGGGCGCGCCTTAATGCGGTAAATCTTATGCATAAAGTAAATGCCGGCCAGGCCGCTGGTTATGGCGACGGCGGCAGCGGTGTTTTGCAGGTAATCCAGCCAGATATGGCTTATCCACAGGCCGGCGAAGGCCAGGACGCTATAACCGGCAAGGGCTGCAAAAAAGACGGCAATGGCCAGGGCTTCCCGGCTTAACGGGGAATAGCGTAAATTATTAAAACCGCGGTAGAACCTCAGGGGTTTGCCTAAATGCAGGGTGGACAGCACCAGTACCGCCATTTGCACCGCGGATAATATCATCAGGGACGGAACATACAGGCTGCTGTTTTTGACGGCGATAAAACTTTCCAGTCCTAACAGGGGACCTAAAAACAGCATGATAAAGGCGCCGATAACCGCCTGGGTGCTCAGGGTAAAGATCACCAGCGGATTTTCCCGCGAGCTGAGCTTTTTCAGGTTCCAGAAGCGTTCCTTGCCGGCCTTTTCGTCCAGTACAGGGCGGAATTCATTATCTTCCTGCTTGTCATATTTGATCGGCATGCTGTCGGTACGCGCCATTTGATCCGGCAGGGTGGCCGTTTGCTGGAAACGGATATTGGGATGGGTGATTTCCGGCGACGGGAAACCGGGAATCGAGGTTTTTGCCTGCTCCCGGTTTTCGGGAATATTCTCGATTACGCCGAAGTCGAGGGCATTACCCAGGCAGGCGGAAACACAGGCGGGTTTTAACCCTTCCTCCAGGCGGTCGACACACATGTTACATTTGGAAACCTGGCCCTTGACGGGATCCAGCTGGGGGGCATTATAGGGGCAGACCCAGGTGCAATAACCGCAGCCGAAACAGGTTTCGGGATCCTGCAGTACCGCCCCGTATTCGGCGTGTTTGGTGTAGGCCCGGGTGGGACAACCTTTCAGGCATACGGGATCGTCGCAATGGTTGCAGGCCATTGAAATATTGAGACGTTTATAATCGGGAAAGCAGCCCCCTTCCACATAACCCACGGAGCGGAAGGCAAGATGGGCGGGGTTGTCATTCTTTTCGCTGCAGGCGGATTCACAGGCATGGCAACCTATGCAGTTGTCGGCATTGAAGAAGAAGCCGTGTTGTTTATTGCGGTTGGGGTTGTCTCCTACCTTGTTATTGCCGTTAATGCCTAACGGGCGATCGGGCATGCGTTTTGGCTCTGTGATGTCCACTAGGTCTATTCTTTTGCCGTAGCGGTTTTTTTCTTTCGCCTGGCGGTCAGCAAGTTTGGCATAGGAACGCTCCCCGGGGCGTACTTCCCAAAGGGCAACGCTCGGATCCGCAGGCGCTTCCTTGTCATCCGGTGTATAGTATAGGGCTGAGTCTTCTCTCTGGTTCATGGCTAATTCCCTGATCTTTTCTTTACTGTCCTGTTGCTTTCGGTTTTTTGCTTGTTGGCTTGTTATTGTTAACCGCTAAAATTTTCGCCGCTTTATGTCTAAGTGGCCGGCTTCCTGCTGATCCACGGGCACTATGCGTACCGCACATTGTTTAAAGGCCGGCTGACGGGAGTAGGGATCGAGCAAACCTAAGGTCAGGCGGTTGACGCAATCATGGAAATGAAAGGGAATAAACACCATGTCCGGCGCCACCCTTTGGGTGAGCTGTACCATCACCACGGCATCGCTGCGCCTGGAGATCACCCGCACATATTGCTGGTGTTTGATCCCCAGGGATTTTGCCGTATCCGGATTCATCTCCATATAAGGAATAGGGCTGAATTTATTGCAGTTACCGATTTTTCCCGTTCGGGTGCGGGTATGGAAATGCTCCACCACCCGGCCGCTGTTGAGCCAGAAAGGGTAGTGCCGGTCCGGTTTTTCGTTGTTGTCGTAAAATTTGACGCCAATCAGCCTGGCTTTGCCATTGTCGGTCTGGAATTTCCCGTCCGTGTACAAACGGGCTTCGCCGGAGCCGTCTTCGCGGTAGGGCCATTGTATACCGGCGGCGGCTTCTATTTTGTCGTAGCTCATGCCGGTGATATCCAGAATGCGTCCCTGTCCCCGGGAAAGCGCCTTCATTTCCTCAAATGCCCCTTCCGGGGTTTCCGGGAGGGGCACCCGGTCGCCATTGGTAAAACGTTTGGCCATCTGGGTGAAAATCCAGAAATCCGACTGTGAATCGCCGTAATTGGCCACCGCTTTGCGGGTCAGGTTCACCCGGCGCTCGGTGTTGGTAAAGCAGCCTTCTTTTTCCGCCCAGATGGAAGCCGGGAAGTAGACATGGGCATACTGATTGGTTTCAACATCTTCATAACTGTCCTGCACTACAAGGAATTCAAGTTTTTCCAGTGCCTTACGGATACGTGAGGTATTGGCCATGGAGGTCATGGGATTGGTGGCTACCAGCCATAAGCCTTTGATTTCACCGGTTTCTATCGCGGGAAAAATATCGGTTTCCGTCAGGCCGCGTTTGGCCGGAAAAAAGGCCTGGTCTATGCCCCAGAAGTCGGCGATCAGTTCCCTGTCCGCCTGATTTTCCAATGCCCGGTAACCGGGCAGGCCTGAGCAGGAAGACCATTCCCGGGTGCCCATGGCATTGCATTGCCCCGTGATGGATAAACTGGTACCGCCGGGTTTGCCGATATTGCCGGTAACCAGGTTAAGGTTGTTGATATTGACCACGCCGTCTGAGCCGTGGGTGCTCTGGTTGATGCCCATGGTCCAGATGCTCATGGCCGCCGGCGCTTTGGCATATAAACGGGCGACATTGCGTATTGTGTCTTCATCTATGCCGCAGACATGCTGGGCGGTCTTCGGATCATAGTCCAATACCGTTTGTTTTAACTCCTCCAGGCCTTGGGTATGCCGCTCAAGATAAGCCTTGTCTTCGAGTCCTCCGTCAAAGATGACATACATGATGGCGTTCAGCAGCACGCAGTCCGTGCCCGGGGTGATGGCCAAATGAATGTCGGCCATTTGTGCAAACATGGTGACCCTGGGATCTACCACTATCAGGGGAAAATGCCGCTTTTCCCGGGCTTCCTTTAACCGCCAGTAAATCACCGGGTGTTGTTCGGGTAAATTCGACCCCAGTGCCATCAGGCATTGAGTATGCTCAAAATCATCATAACAGCCGGGGGCGCCGTCGGAGCCGAACGAACGTTTGTACCCGGAAACGGCAGAGGCCATGCACAAAGTGGTATTGCCGTCATAGTTGTTGGTGCCGATACAGCCGCGCACCAGCTTGCCTAAGGTATAAAATTCTTCCGTTAACAGCTGACCGGTGGAAACGACAGCAAAGGCGTCACGGCCGTATTTTTCCTGGATATCCTTGATGGCGGCAGCCGTGGTATCCAGTGCCTGGTCCCAGCCGGCAGGAGCCAGGGGCTCATGCTGGCGGGAGCGCATCAAAGGTTCCTTGCCGCGTCCTGCCGAGTCAAACAGTTCGTGTTCCAGCAGGCCTTTAATGCAAAGTTTTCCCCGGTTGACATCCGCTTTGGCATTGCCCCGGCTGGTAATGACTTTTCCCTGTGTATCCAGTCCCAGTTCTATGGAGCAGCCGGTAGAGCAGTAGGCGCAGGTGGCATAAGACCAGTTTGCGACTTTCTTTTCCGGAATAACGATAGGCTTATTGTGTTTTCTGCCAAAGAGCATGTCTCCGCCTTGTTTGATCTAAATCCATGTAAATGTGACTGAGCAAGATAAAAGACTATTGATAGAGAGAAAAATGATTTTTTTGAGCTTTACCTATTAATTTTTTATGTAAGACGTGTGGAGGGAATTCAGATAATAATGTTTTACGTCATAGGCAGATTAAACATTTTTTTAACATAGATTTTGTCAATTACCCCGTAAATAACTTGGATTTGTTTTACTAAAATAAGGAAGATAATAATGAAACTGAAAGCCCTTTTATCCCCCCTGGTTCTGGCCATATCGGGGGCATGCCTGTCCGCCAATATCGCCGTGGCCAATGATGCCGGGCAGGACATAGCCCAGGACACGGCACAGCTGGATGTTGCCGATAGCTTACGCGAGCAGCAGGTATACAGGCGCGACCGTCCTTTATGGAAAGAGCCCCAGGATACCACCATGGCGATGAATGATCCCGACCTGTATGCCTGGCGTTTGTTTATCGCCCTGAACTGGCCGGGTAACCGGGATAATTGTAAGGCCGACCGGAATAAAGAATTCGGCGCCGAAGGTTATGCCACCTGGCAATTATGGCGCGAGGTAGAGCAGACGTTTTTACCTAAAGCCGAGGAGCCGAAATCCTGGCGCGACGCCTGCCGCACGGCAACCGATGCCGAATTGTTCGATCGCCCGACGGATCCCCGTTATACCACATTGGAAGATGAAGATACCCGGCTGAATAAGGCGGCCTATAACCATGTGCGCGATAACAAGCTGTATAGCCGCGACGAGCAGGAAAGGCTGGTTAAAGCAGGCGTTAAATCCCTGGTTTTCCCCCTTAAGGCCAAAGAAGCAAAGGCCAACTGGGTACGGATAGAAGAGGCGGACAAACCGCGCTATCACTGGGTTGAAACCGTACAGGACGGGGTGACGGAAATCTGGGGACTGGCGGGTCTGCATATCATGACCCGGGATATGCCCAAGTGGCACTGGTCTACCTTTGAGCACGTGGATAACGAAACCCGCTGGCCTTCGGTTTATCCGGAAGCCTTCCGCGGCTGGGATGAAGTGCCGTCTGTCGACCGTGCGTCCTGTCCCGAAGATAACCTGGCCTGTAACAAGTTTCCTGAAGGGCTGGGCATAGAAGGCACCCGCTGGGAGAACTATCGTCTGCGCGGCAGCCAGATCGACTGGGTAGACAACCGTGGTAACCCGACTGTGTTGCCTAACTCGAAAATCGAAGGGGACTTTGACCAGGGCTCCATGTCATGTATGACTTGTCACGCCCTTGCCGTGAAAGGCGAGTCTAACGACGGTCACTTCCCGATTGGTTTGAATCCGGGCGTTAACGAGCAGGGACTGCCCATGGGTTACATCGGGGCACCGGATCCCGAGTTGTTCCTTGACGAAAACGGTGAAGAAGTCAATTACATGGAACTGGACTTTATGTGGTCACTGCGCCACGCGCAACGGGAAGAATAATTTTCTTGTGATCTCCCGCAAGGCAGGGTTTTTCTCTCAGGAAAGCCCTGCCTTTTTATGTTTTAATTACTCATCAGAAAAATACCTTGAGAAGGAACTCATGCACTCAGCCGTCAATAATAATCTGCAGCTCTGGTTGATGGGGCTGTTTTTAGCTCTGGTGGTGCTGATCGCCAAGTCGGTGATCAATGCCGGGGTACACCCCATTTATGTCGCCTTTTTCCAGGCAGCGGGCAGTTTTTTGTACCTGGTGCTGACCGGGGCCGGCAGGAGCGTCAGGCTCCGGGTTATCAAAGAACATTTTACCTTTTTTATGATCGCCTCCCTGTTGGGCTTTACCATACCCCAGCTGATAGTGTTTTCGGCGGTCAACCATGTCGGGGTCGGCATAGCCTCGCTATCCTACGCTTTGCCGCTGATTGTCGCCTACCTGATTTCCCTCAAGATCGGCTTAGAGCGTTTTAATTTGAAAAGCTTGCTGTTTCTGCTGCTTTCGGTTGCCGGTACTGTGGTTTACCTGTTCCGGTCGGAATACTTTCTTGATTTTGAAGGTTCAAAGATCTGGTTTATTGTGCTCTTGCTGTCGCCGCTTTCCATTGGGGTCGCAAATGTCTACCGTTCGGTGAAATGGCCGCAGGATATTGCCATTCCCGCAACCGCGCTGTTGACCAATGCCTTTTCTTCCGTCACCTACCTGTTTTTATTGCTGGCGATGCAGGTTGAGTTTAATGCCGATTTATGGGGGCAGGATAATGTCGCTGTCCTGCTGGGGGCGCTGATGCTATTGTCGGGGGTCGGCCAATACCTGCTATTTGCGCTGCAAAAAAATGCCGGTCCGGTATTTATCGGGCAAACCGGCAGTATAGTCACCCTGTTCGGCGGGATCCTGGGTTATCTGGTTTATAATGACGCTTATTCCTACCATACCTTTGCGGGCTCCCTGCTGATTTTTATCGGCGTCTATTACTACAGTAAAATCAAGTGGCAGTATGCAGAAACCGGGCACTAGCGGGAATGCCCCGGGAGATATTCCGGTAAGGTTAGCGGCTTTCGGACACAAGGACGGGGTCGCGCCTCTATCTGGCCGGGGGAAGGGATTTCGCGATTTATGAAAACCGGCGCCGGGAATGGCGTAAAAGAAGGTGATATCTTTTGTTGTCCTTCTTCCGGGGAGCCAATCTTTTGCTGCTGAGGCATGCCGTTGCATCAGGTTTTGTTTTTTCTTTTTCCTTGGCGCATCCGCATATTAAACAGGGAAAACTGTCTGCTCTGAGCGCGAAGATACGGTGGCTGAGTACCGTTTAGGGGGAGTAAAACCACAGGATTTGAGTACGCCTGTCCTGCATCCGGCATACCTGCGGCATCATTTTATTGGTTTGGGGGCTTGGATTATAGCCGGCCAGGGCCGGCTATAACTATGGGAGAAAAGGGTTTTAAAAGATTGTTAGAAGTGGTTTTCACACAAGACTTCTTCCAGCGGTAACTGGCCGCCGCGGGGATAGGCCGCTTTTTCGGCTTTGCCTATGGCTATCATCATGGCGATGACATAACCCTGGGGCAGGCGGATCAGACGGGCAAGTTCTTCCCGGTCGAAGCCCACCATAGGGCAGCTATCATAACCTAAGCCTTTGGCCGCCAGCATCATGGTCTGTGCGGCGATGCCGCATGAGCGCATGGCTTCGTCCCGCTGTATTTGTTCTTTGCCGCTGTAGAAGGCTTCCATCATAGGCAACAACATGTCCTGGGTTTCTTGCGGGCTGTTGGCGACATAACGTTCCGGCCTGTCATTCCAGGCATTGATATCGGCACATAAGATCACCAGTTCGGATGCGGCGGCTACCTGCTCCTGCCCCCAGGCCGCTTCTTTAATTTTGTCTCTGTGGACTTTATCCGTTACCCGGATAAAGCGCCAGTGCTGGATGTTATATGATGTCGGTGAAAGTATGACCGCCGACATGATCTTTTTAAAATCTTCCGCCGGCATTTCACTATCCGCTTGATAGTGTTTAACTGCTCTGCGTTCTTCTATTGCCTGAAAAACTTTCATAACTTTTCCTTAATGGTGTTTTCTGTTTGGCGTTCAAGTGTTGAGTTAAACCAAGCGATTTAACATAATTTCACTTTAGCCGGTTTTTAATTGACTGATAAGCCGGTATGCCGGAAACTAATTGTTGAACTTAAGTTGACAATGGCAAAGGGATGGAAACATTTTCGACAATACCGGTGTTTGTTGCCGTAGTAGAAAACGGTAGCTTCTCCCAGGCGGCTCTGCGCCTGGGCATTAGTAAATCAGCGGTCAGTAAGCGCATCAGGGAGCTTGAAAACAAGCTCGGGGTGCAGCTATTGCACAGGACCACCAGGCGGCTGAGCCTGACGGAGGCGGGAGAGCGTTATTTTGAATATGCCCTTAAGGCCTTTATTGCCGCCGGTGAAGGCATAGATTCTGTGACCCAGTTGCAGGGTAACCCGAAAGGCCAGCTTAAGGTAAATACTCCCATGTCATTTGGCCGGCTGCATATTGCACCCCTGGTGGCGGATTTTCTTGTCCGCTATCCGGAAATAGAGCTGAATATGGTGATGGATGACAGGGTGGTGGATTTGATCGAAGGGGGATATGATCTGGCTATCCGGGCGGGAAACCTGCAGGATTCCACCCTGATCGCCAGGCGTCTGGCCCCGTGCCGCAGCGTGATCTGCGCTTCTCCCGAATATCTGGCGAAAAACGGCGTACCGGCAAATCCCGAGGCCCTGGTCAAGCACAACTGCATCAGTTATTCCTATTTCAGTGGTGGTAATGAATGGACCTTCCATGGTGATATCGGGCCGGTCAAGGTCAAGGTCAGCGGTAATTACCAGGTGAATAACAGCGAGGCATTGCACCGGGCGATCCTGGCGGGCCTGGGAATTGCCAAAATTCCGACCTTCATCGTCGGCGGCGATATTGCCTCCGGAAACCTGGTGCCTTTACTGACAGATTACAACCTGCCGATGCAAACTTTTTATGCGGTGTTTCCCGAGCGGCGCCATTTGCCGGCTAAAGTGCGGGTCTTTCTCGATTTTATTATTGAACGTCTCGGCGGGGATCAACCTTATTGGGATAAAATGGAGCTATCCCTTGACCGGGAAAGTACAGTGTCATGATGACACCGTCAGGGTGTCATCATGATAACCTTGTGGTGGCGGGCCGGTGACTCCTTATGCGGCCCGGCAGCAAGTCAGTACAGGTCAACGGACACTCCCAGACGCTGATGGGCAATAGGGCTGGTGGTGGTGTACAGCAAAGGCACGCGTTTGCCCTCCGTCAGGGCTGACTTGACGGCAAAAGCTGCCAGCGCCGCTTCATGAAAACCGCTTAAGATCAGTTTTTGCTTGCCCGGATACCAGTTGATATCGCCCACCGCATAGATGCCCGGCTGGGAGGTCTCAAAGGTTTCGGTATTAACCTTGATCTGGTTATGGTGCAGCTCAAGTCCCCAGTCCTTGAGCAGGGATAATTTCGGGGACAGGCCAAAAAACACCAGTAGCTGATCCAGCTCAATGCGCCGGGTAACGCCGTCTTTGCCGCTGACCCTCAACTGTTTTAAGGTGTTATTTTCCGTGATAAGTTCAGTGACCTGTCCGGTGAGCAGCTGCATTTTCAGCTTGCTGCACAGGTTTTCCACCAGCTGCACCGAACTTTGGGCTGCCCGGTATTTGCTTGACCTGTGGA
This genomic window from Thalassomonas viridans contains:
- a CDS encoding LysR family transcriptional regulator, whose protein sequence is MSTRITMEQWKVFVAIVEHGGSVQAADKMYKSQSAISHSLKKMEATLKHSLFTVEGRKLTLTPLGKLLLPKAKALLGQATQMETLGSQYRDGMLNEVSIAVDALVPIDLLQEALDQLAVLHPGLNIRVFETALSGTKQYLEEGEVQFGIASTLPTCHNVEPFISVPLICVSNIDHPLQKMGKIEHDTLKEHIQVVIRDSGKQALDTGWLGAPKRWTVTNISTSLHLVLEGKGFAWLPEHCISQYIEKGQLAPVPLVHGKRRGVFLQMAASGKYSFFQEVQDMIAVFRNIGARYQQEQQEVQAFIG
- a CDS encoding enoyl-CoA hydratase/isomerase family protein — protein: METDKNKVIFEISGNIAYVTLNNPDRHNAFDDGIIADLTGIFNDIAVNPDIRAMVLASNGKNFSAGADLNWMRRMAGYSYQENLRDANALAVMLKALNFLPQLTIAKVQGAAFGGAVGLASCCDIVLADKQARFCLSEVKLGLIPATISPYVINAIGAKACRRYFQTAERFSAYKAMQLGLVNEVVELDLLDDTCDNLLEKMMNNGPEAVKQAKQLIFDVTGKEMDGHLLRETSERIAAIRVSEQGQEGLSAFFEQRAANW
- a CDS encoding tautomerase family protein; this encodes MPHINIKLFPGFTGEQQEQLVDGITRLFTSVMHCEEKAISIAMEPVSRESWQERVYEPEITAAKDLLVKKPGY
- a CDS encoding DmsC/YnfH family molybdoenzyme membrane anchor subunit; this encodes MNQREDSALYYTPDDKEAPADPSVALWEVRPGERSYAKLADRQAKEKNRYGKRIDLVDITEPKRMPDRPLGINGNNKVGDNPNRNKQHGFFFNADNCIGCHACESACSEKNDNPAHLAFRSVGYVEGGCFPDYKRLNISMACNHCDDPVCLKGCPTRAYTKHAEYGAVLQDPETCFGCGYCTWVCPYNAPQLDPVKGQVSKCNMCVDRLEEGLKPACVSACLGNALDFGVIENIPENREQAKTSIPGFPSPEITHPNIRFQQTATLPDQMARTDSMPIKYDKQEDNEFRPVLDEKAGKERFWNLKKLSSRENPLVIFTLSTQAVIGAFIMLFLGPLLGLESFIAVKNSSLYVPSLMILSAVQMAVLVLSTLHLGKPLRFYRGFNNLRYSPLSREALAIAVFFAALAGYSVLAFAGLWISHIWLDYLQNTAAAVAITSGLAGIYFMHKIYRIKARPFWDHWQVLSSFTGTLFSLGAVFTALIAIPALLLANADTSEMLTIISLLALTGITLEASGLFAHARYLNRENSEGAAAHYVQQTFFGKTYLGRNMLMAFAALSSLLLLVNTGLYGETPAGQLFTGLLIIAIALYAVIGRALFYVLVIPTTMPGAFFWKNKSFEQHARDIGLAEMPQSGVVANGH
- a CDS encoding molybdopterin oxidoreductase family protein, with protein sequence MLFGRKHNKPIVIPEKKVANWSYATCAYCSTGCSIELGLDTQGKVITSRGNAKADVNRGKLCIKGLLEHELFDSAGRGKEPLMRSRQHEPLAPAGWDQALDTTAAAIKDIQEKYGRDAFAVVSTGQLLTEEFYTLGKLVRGCIGTNNYDGNTTLCMASAVSGYKRSFGSDGAPGCYDDFEHTQCLMALGSNLPEQHPVIYWRLKEAREKRHFPLIVVDPRVTMFAQMADIHLAITPGTDCVLLNAIMYVIFDGGLEDKAYLERHTQGLEELKQTVLDYDPKTAQHVCGIDEDTIRNVARLYAKAPAAMSIWTMGINQSTHGSDGVVNINNLNLVTGNIGKPGGTSLSITGQCNAMGTREWSSCSGLPGYRALENQADRELIADFWGIDQAFFPAKRGLTETDIFPAIETGEIKGLWLVATNPMTSMANTSRIRKALEKLEFLVVQDSYEDVETNQYAHVYFPASIWAEKEGCFTNTERRVNLTRKAVANYGDSQSDFWIFTQMAKRFTNGDRVPLPETPEGAFEEMKALSRGQGRILDITGMSYDKIEAAAGIQWPYREDGSGEARLYTDGKFQTDNGKARLIGVKFYDNNEKPDRHYPFWLNSGRVVEHFHTRTRTGKIGNCNKFSPIPYMEMNPDTAKSLGIKHQQYVRVISRRSDAVVMVQLTQRVAPDMVFIPFHFHDCVNRLTLGLLDPYSRQPAFKQCAVRIVPVDQQEAGHLDIKRRKF
- a CDS encoding DMT family transporter; the protein is MHSAVNNNLQLWLMGLFLALVVLIAKSVINAGVHPIYVAFFQAAGSFLYLVLTGAGRSVRLRVIKEHFTFFMIASLLGFTIPQLIVFSAVNHVGVGIASLSYALPLIVAYLISLKIGLERFNLKSLLFLLLSVAGTVVYLFRSEYFLDFEGSKIWFIVLLLSPLSIGVANVYRSVKWPQDIAIPATALLTNAFSSVTYLFLLLAMQVEFNADLWGQDNVAVLLGALMLLSGVGQYLLFALQKNAGPVFIGQTGSIVTLFGGILGYLVYNDAYSYHTFAGSLLIFIGVYYYSKIKWQYAETGH
- a CDS encoding nitroreductase family protein, whose amino-acid sequence is MKVFQAIEERRAVKHYQADSEMPAEDFKKIMSAVILSPTSYNIQHWRFIRVTDKVHRDKIKEAAWGQEQVAAASELVILCADINAWNDRPERYVANSPQETQDMLLPMMEAFYSGKEQIQRDEAMRSCGIAAQTMMLAAKGLGYDSCPMVGFDREELARLIRLPQGYVIAMMIAIGKAEKAAYPRGGQLPLEEVLCENHF
- a CDS encoding LysR family transcriptional regulator translates to METFSTIPVFVAVVENGSFSQAALRLGISKSAVSKRIRELENKLGVQLLHRTTRRLSLTEAGERYFEYALKAFIAAGEGIDSVTQLQGNPKGQLKVNTPMSFGRLHIAPLVADFLVRYPEIELNMVMDDRVVDLIEGGYDLAIRAGNLQDSTLIARRLAPCRSVICASPEYLAKNGVPANPEALVKHNCISYSYFSGGNEWTFHGDIGPVKVKVSGNYQVNNSEALHRAILAGLGIAKIPTFIVGGDIASGNLVPLLTDYNLPMQTFYAVFPERRHLPAKVRVFLDFIIERLGGDQPYWDKMELSLDRESTVS